GAAATGACGAGATTGCCCGATTTCGAAGGACTGGCGATGTTCGCCAAGGTGGCGGAAGAAGGGTCGTTCGCGGCGGCGGCGCGGGCGATGGGGGTGTCGGTCGCCACCGTGTCGCGGGGCGTGGCGCGGCTGGAGGAGCGGCTCGGCGCGCGGCTGTTCAACCGCACGTCACGCCAGCTGGCGCTGACCGAGTTCGGCCACTCGATCGCGGAAAAGGCCGCCGACATCTACCGGCAGGCGGAAGAAGCGGAAAGCGCCGCGCGCGAAATGTCGGTCCAGCCGCGCGGCCTGGTGCGTCTCGCCGTGCCGATGTCGTTCGGGCTGCGCTGGGTCGCGCCGCTTCTGCCGGGATTTTTCCGCGCGTATCCCGACGTGTCGATCGATCTGCATCTGTCGGATGCAACCGTCGATATCGTCGCGCAAGGCTTCGACGCAGCGCTGAGAATCGCGGCGTTGCCCGATTCGTCGCTGATTGCGAGGCGTCTGTGCCCGGTGTCGCAACTCGTCGTCGCGTCGCCCGGGTATTTGAAGCAGCACGGGCGGCCTGAACATCCTCGCGAGCTGGTTGGGCGGCCCTGTCTGTCGTACGCGTATCGCGCGCGCAGCGATGTCTGGCGCTTCGTCAACGATGCAGGCGACGAGGAGCCCGTCACACCCGTGGGGCCGTTACGCGTGACCAACTCCGACGCGCTGCTTCCAGCGCTGCTCGATGGACTCGCGATTGCCGAGCTGCCCGAGTTCATCGCGGGGGAGTATCTGGCTGATGGTCGGCTCGAAGCGATCCTGACGGACTGGCATCTGACGAGGGGCGGGCTCTATTTCGTGACGCCGTCGGCGCGGGCGCGGCCTGCGAAGGTCACGGCATTGGCCGACTACTTCGCGGAGCATCTGTCGGAGCCTGTGTGGTTGCAGCCGCGTTGAAGTAGCAGGATCGTGCATTGCTGACCCGGTACACTGAAAGCACCGCCGCGATTCACGATGCGAGGCATCGATGTCAAACGCGTTTTACACGATCGGCCATTCGACTCACCCGCTCGAAGAATTCATCGGCATGTTGACGGGCGCGGCGATCGAGACCGTGGTCGACGTGCGGAGCATTCCGCGCTCTCGTACGAATCCGCAATTCAATCGCGACACGTTGCCGGATGCGCTGAGCCACGAGCGCATGGGCTACGTTCACCTTGCAGGGCTGGGCGGCCGGCGCAGCAAATCGAAGGACGGCGCGCCGTCGCCCAACGGCTACTGGACGCATCCCGCCTTTCGCAACTATGCCGACTACGCACTGAGCGCCGCGTTTCAGGACGCGCTGACACAACTGCTAGACCTCGGACACAAGCAGACGTGCGTAACGATGTGTTCCGAAGCCGTCTGGTGGCGCTGCCATCGGCGCATCATCGCGGACTACCTGCTGGCGCGCGGCGAGACCGTGCTGCACGTGATGAACGCGGGCCGCATCGAACCCGCGACGATGACACCCGGCGCGCAACCGCAGTCTGATGGAACGCTGCTCTATCCGCCGGGGTGATGCTAGGATCGCCGATTCCCCATCGACTCAAGCCTTGGACAACGCACCGTGCACGAAGACTTCCCACGCATCAATCCCGCTCGCCTGCTCGACGATCTCAAGACCTTGCGCAGCTTCGGCGCGACGGGGCCGGGTGTGGTGCGCCTGTCGCTGTCGCCCGTCGATATCGAGGCGCGTCGCTGGCTCGCGGGGCGCATGACGGACGCCGGACTGGACGCGGTCATCGATGGCGTCGGCACCGTATTCGGGCGCTCTCGCAAGCGCGGCCCCGCGCTCGTGATCGGCTCGCACACCGACACGCAGCCGACGGGCGGCTGGCTCGACGGCGCGCTCGGCGTGATCTACGGACTCGAAATCGCACGCGCGCTCGGCGAATGCGAGGCGACGCGCGAGTACGCGGTGGACGTCGCATCGTGGATCGACGAGGAGGGCACGTTCTCGAGCTTTCTTGGCAGCCGCAGCTTCGTCGGTGAAGCCGTCGATGCCTCGTTGCAAAGCGCGCGCAATCACGAAGGTCTGTTGCTCGGCGATGCGCTCGCTCAGGCGGCCCTGGCGAACGCGCCGCGCGTGACACTCGATCGCACGAGGCAGCGCGCGTATCTCGAACCTCACATCGAGCAGGGCGGGCGGCTCGAGGCATCGGCGAAATCGATCGGCGTGGTGACGACGATCGTCGGGATTCGCGAGTTTCAGGTGCGCTTCACCGGCCAGCGCAATCACGCGGGCACGACGCCGATGGCGATCCGGCGCGATGCGGGTGCGGCGCTGGTCGCGTTCATCGCGCGTATCGACGATGCGTTCGGCCGGCTGGCCGATGCGGATACGGTGTGGACGGTCGGACGCATCGATCTCGATCCGGGTTCGTTCAGCGTCGTGCCGGGCAAGGCCGTGCTGCACCTGCAGTTCCGCGACGGAAACCGCGAGCGGCTGCATGCAATGGACGAAGCGCTTGCTGAACTGGTCGACGAATGGAACGCGCAGAATGCCGTAAAGGCCGAACTGATCGCATGCGAAGGCGCCGAGGAACCCGTCACGATGGATACGGATTTGCAGCAGCATCTCGCACAAGCCGCGGAAGCGCTCGCGCCGGGAAAGTGGACGCGCATGCCGAGCGGCGCGTCGCACGATGCGCAGGTGATCGGACATCACATTCCCGCGTGCATGCTGTTTGTGCCGAGCATCGGCGGCGTCAGTCACGATTTCATCGAGGACACGGCGGAGCAGCATATCGTGCTCGGTTGCGAGGTGGCGGCGCAGGCGGCCGCGCGAATCCTGAAGGCGTTGACGCATCAGGCGTGACGCGCGCGTGCAGCGGGCAGGCGCGCTGCGTGCTATTGCTGTTGTTACGATGGTCTTTCATTCGCGGACCCCGGCATGACGGCGCAGGACGATCAAGCTGCATTCGATGCGGCCTGTTTGACATTGAAGCAAACCGCCGACGATGTGAAGCGCGTCGGAAGCGATCCGTATGCCTCCGAATTTGCAGTTGCGAGAGCGCGCCGTCGTTACGATCAGGCCCGCCTCGACTATCTGTGTTGCCATCTGCGGCTGCGCACGGCGAACGTCAGCATGGAACCCGGTCCGGCGCCTTTGCCCGTGATGGTCGTCGGAAACGACAGTCATATGAAGGAGTCGCTCAAGGTGCTGCTTCAGGTGCGCCGAGGCATCCAGGCAGTTCCCCGCGCTTTCGAACGTTGGTATGACGACGCCAGATGGATCGCTCCTCGCGTCGTGATCGTCGACGTGTCGGACCATTCTCTGGCGGCTGCTTCGTGGTTCATGAAAAGCCTGCGCGACGCCGAAACAAGACCATATCGAATCGCGATCGCGTGGCCGGAGCGCGCCGAACATCTCACTGGTTTAGCGGATGCCGTGGTGCGCAAACCTCTCGTGCTCGATGACCTTCTGTGGATCATCGACAGAATCGATTCTGCCGTCGCGGAGTTTTCCGCGACATCGAACGCTGCAACGTTCCTCACGGATCCGGCTGGTGCTGCAACGGATGAAGCGCGTATTTAAGCAGCGCCTTTGCTGCACCGTCTCTTACCGCAACTACGAGGCATCTGTCCATAACTCTTCACTTACGGACATATGCAGCCTGATTTAGATCGTTCCGCAACGCGCTAAGATCCATAGCGAAAGCATCAGGGCGCAATACTCCGCGTGTCGGTTTGTTCGGCGCGGACCTTGTACTGCCGCTAAAGGGTTGTCGCTGGTCGCGTGGAGAACGGGCGATGGATCTGGAACAGCAGTTGGGCAATTTGCGTCTCGCAGACGAGCACATTGCGAGAGGACGCAGTCTCATCGAGCACCAGCTTGAAACGGTGCACAAGCTCAAGCTGAGCGGCGACGACGCGGAGTCGGCCATCGAATTGCTTCGGGAAATGCGCGTGTCGCTGGAAGCAATGATGGACCACCGCGCTGTCATCGAAGAAACGATCGAGATGATACGGGTCGAGAAGCTGCCTTAGGTGCGGACCTTAAGCGCTGACCTTAAGCGCCTCGTTCGTCATCCCCGCGGACGCTCGCCGTCCATATGGCAGCCGCCAATGCCCGTCTTGGCGCGGGCAATCGACTCGTCGACCGTGCCCATATCGCGTTGACGCCTGCCCGCATTCTCCGCGAGTTTCAGATAGGCGTCGGCGATGCGGCGCAAATCCTCTTCCGACGCATCTTCGATTCCGATCAGCTTGTTGCTCGCGGCATGATGCGACGCGAGCAGTTCGTTGAGCTTCAGGTGGACCGCGACGCTGTCCTTGTTCTGGCTTTGCTGGATCAGAAAGACCATCAGGAACGTCACGATGGTCGTCCCCGTATTGATCACGAGTTGCCAGCCATCCGAGTAGTGGAAAAGCGGCCCCGAAATCAGCCACACAGCGATGGAAATCACGGCCACGCCGAACGCGACGGGCGACCCCGCCCAGCGCGTAACGGCGGCCGCGAATCTGTCGAAGGCGCGCGTAACGGGATGCCGCGCGGCGTAGGCGGGACTGGACGTGTCCGGCACGGACTGAAGGCGATCGACGCCATGTCGATCATTCGAGTGTGTCGAGCGCATGAAATCCTCATCGGGCGAATGCTTTTCGGATCATCAAGCAAGCGTTATGCCGAATGCACGGCGCGGCTCTGACGTGGACCGTGATCGTCGTGTCGCCGCTTGCCCGTTGCGGGCTGTTTTTGATCGCAGGGTCATATCATCAGCCGACGCATTTTGCGCTTGTCACCTTTGTTCTCCGGCCCTGTCCGTTAGCCTGTAATTACGAACAGAGTGTACGTATTGATAGCGGACAGACTCGAAACTATCTTTTTACGGGTTGGGATCAATTGCCGATCCGTTGACGATCTGAACTCAACCGAGAGAACACATGAGTCTGTCCGATTTCATCGAAGCGAATCTTCGAGGTCTGATCGACGACTGGGTAGAGTACGCCCTGCAGATTGGGCCGCGCGACACACAGCTCACTGAAGCGCAACTGCGAGACAAGGCGCACGACCTTCTGCTTCAGATTGCGGCCGATATGCGGGAATCGCAGACGGCCGTCGAGCAGATAGCAAAGTCTCACGGCGATCTGCGCGATTCCGAGTCCGGATTCATGAGAGTCGCGCAACTGCATGCCGACGATCGCGTCAGTCACGGCTTCGATATCAACGACGTCGTTGCCGAATTTCGCGCGCTGCGTGCGAGTGTGTTGCGACGCTGGCAGCAGATGTCTCCGAACGGTGCATCGGCTTTGGAGGACATGACGCGCTTCAACGAAGCCGTCGATCAGGCGCTCGCCGAGTCGGTCCGCCAGCACGCGCTGCGTATCGAACGTATCAGGGATCTGTTTGCGGGCATGCTCGCCCACGATCTGCGCTCGCCGCTCGGCGCAATCGTGAATTCGGCGACGGTGCTGTTGCATGACGAGGGTTTGTCGGCGGCGGGCTTGCGTGCCGCGGGCAACGTACAGCGCGGCGCGGCACGCATGAAAAGAATGCTCGACGATCTGAGCATTTTTACCCGCACGCGGCTCGGCGATTCACTGCCCGTCGACTTTTCGGATCAGGACTTCGCGCAGATTTGCAGCGACTCGGTCGCCGAAGTACGCGCGGCTTATCCCGAAGCGCAAATCGATATGCCCTTGATAGCGGCGCTCACTGGCCACTGGGATGGCGCGCGTGTGCGCCAGTTGCTCGTGAATCTGCTCGTCAACGCAGTCCAGCACGGTTCCGGCGGCGTGACGCTGGAAGTGTCGAGCCGCGATGCGGATGTGACGGTCGTCGTGAGCAACAGCGGCAGCAAGATTCCCGCCGATGCGCTGCCGACGCTATTCGATCCGCTCACACGTGCGCGCCCACTGCAGACGCAACATGACGGGAGCATGGGCCTCGGGCTCTACATCTGCCGGTGCATCGCGCAAGCGCACGGCGGCGGCATCACCGTCGAGTCTACCGATCACAAGACGATCTTCACCGTGCACATGCCCCGAGGCTGATACGGCGACATTCGATGGCGTGCTATTGCTCGTCGTTGCCCACTGCTTTGGAAACGGCGGCGGGGCCATCGAACTCGTTGTCGGGCAGCGCGGCGAGGGCTTCCATCGTCTCTTCATCGGCGTCGTTGTCCTTTGCGGTCTTGAGCAGCGTCTGCTTGCCGGCAGGATACGATGCGCCCTTCAGCGCCTTTTGCACGTCAATGAACTTGCGGATCTGCGGATTGTTCGCATTCGACGAGGCCATGATGATCTCCTTGCGGGACGTTGAGATCTGCGTCGTGCATCTGCCGTTCCCAACGCGCCGCAAGGTGCTAAGCAGCGGCGTTACACGTCATCGCGGCGGTTCGCCGACCACAGCGCGCCCAGTACGAAACCCGCTGCCACCGCGCCTGCCAGCACGGCAAGCGGACTCGACGACATCGCGTCGCGCGCGATGTCCGAAGCATCCGCGCACAGCTGCTGAGCCCTGCCGCGCAGCTCGTCCACCTTGCCTTCCATCTGCAATCCGACGTCGCCCGCGATCGAGCCGACCGCTTCCTTCACATTGCCAGCCGCTTCGCGGACCACGCCGTCCGTTTTCGTCGTTTCCATGTGTCGCTCCTTGATTGAACTGTCGTCGTCTGTCACCAGCCGTCGCGATGCACGGTCTCGTGTGCGGTGCGCATTGCGCGCAGGTGAGCGTCAGCAAGTCACGGACCCGCGACGGCGCGCTGGTTCACGCAGCGTATCGCTTTTGTTCGCCGACGTGCCGTCTTGCGGCACAGCGTTTGCGGAATGCGTCCTCGACAGATCTGGGAGCGAGGTAGCGATGTCGATCCATCAACGGGCAACGTCCTGGCGCAACGTCGGGCGCTTCTACGCGAGTCGGGTCGCGGAGTACGGCGAACTCTTTTCCATCGAACTGGAGCAGGCGCGAACGCGGCTCGTGCGGGAGGTGATCGCGCTGATCGTCCTCGCCGTCGCTGCGCTTTTTTCGCTGTCTTTTCTGTCCGTCGCGGTGATTGCGACGGCGCTGGGCACGCGTTACTTCGTCGACGTCGCGTGGGGCGTGGCGGGCCTGTGGCTTGTGCTGTGCATCGGCTCTTATCTGGTTGTGCGTGCGCAGCGACCCGCACGTTCTTTCGATGGATTGCGTGAAGAAATTCGCCAGGATCTCGAAACGGCACGGGAGGCACTCCGATGAAGCAGCATGACATCGCGCGACGCGCTTTGCCTGTAACGGAACGCGAGGCGCTGGTGCGGGCGCAGCTTGCTGCCTCGCGCGCGGATCTCCTCGTCAAAGCGCTCGCGCTCAGGGAAGGACGCGCACGCCGGGTGCCGCCCTGGCCCGTGCGTGGAATCGAACTCGTCTCGGTTGCGCCGAACGTGACACTGCTGACGGCGGTCGCCGTGTGCGCGCTGGTCGTCGGTCCGCGCAAGATCGCTTCCGTTGTCGTGCGCAACGGGATTGTCGGTTGGGTCGGCAAGAACGTGCGGCGGCGCGCGGCGCAGTAGCGGACCTGGTCTTTTTGATTTCCCCACACACATACAAGGAGTCGATGATGAGCGAGCATTCCCCTTCGGCCGAAACCAGCGCACACGCAGACGCGATTGCTTTACTGAAGGCCGATCATCGAACGGTCGAAAAGCTGTTCGATGCTTTTGAAAAAGCCGGGTACGATGATCTCGAAGCGAAGGGCACGCTGGCGCGGCGCGCCTGCGAAGAACTGACGGTGCACGCGATCATCGAAGAAGAGCTTCTGTACCCCGTCGCGCACAAGCAACTGGACAAGCAGGACGAAATCGACGTGGACGAAGCGTATGTGGAGCACTTCCTGGTCAAGACGCTGATCGAGAAGTTCGACACCCTCAAACCCGGCGATCACGGCTTCGATGCCACGTTCAAGGTGATGTCGGAACTCGTGAAGCACCACGTCGAGGAAGAGGAATCCGCGCTCTTTCCGGAGTTGCGCGACAGCGGTGTCGACCTCGTCGCGCTCGGCGAAAAACTGCGCGCGCGCAAGGCCGAACTGATGAACAAGCTCGATCAGGCGGGGAGCAAGCTGGTCGGCGACAGGACGCTGGCATTCACCCGCATGACGTGAGCGTCGCGTTTCCGGTCATTGGCCCGCGGCCCTACGGTGCGGGCCGCCTGTCACGATGTGAGGCGCAAGGAGATGACACGTGCTGAATTCGAAGAAAAGATCGGCGCGATACTGCGCGATCACGGCGCCGACACGACGGCAGATCTCACCGACGAACTCGTGGCCTACTGGAACGGTCATGCGGTCGCCTATGTGCTGATGCGCGAGACGGCAACGGGCGCGAACTACGACGATTTCGTCATGGACGACGCGCAGTGGAAAAGCTGGCGATCGTGGCTCGAAGCGTGGATGGACAGCCCGATGTTCAGCGTCAGGCCGGAAGTGCGTCACTGGCTGTCGGAAGAACCGCCCGCCGATCCTGGCAGCTGACGTGATCGAGATGCGCAGCGCCTGCTGCGCTTTCGCTGCCGGATCGTCGGGTATTTGACGTTCTTCGTTTTGCTGCGCAGACGCGAACGCAGACGCGCGCGCGCCATTGCACGCACGCGAATAACGTAAGCGCAAATCGGTTGTTATCCGCTTGAGGATGCGTCCCTATACTGGCTCGCTTGTTGACCACTCGCGTGGCAGAAACGAGGGAACCAGGAATGCCTGCTCAAGCTTCAACGGATCACACCGCATATCAAAAGCTTCAAACAGCGCTTGCCGGATTGCCCGCGCTCGCGAATGCCATTGGCGAAGGTGCGGCGTCGCGCGAAACGAAGCGCGAGTTGCCCTTCGATGGCTTCGCGCTGTTTCGCGAATCGCGTTTGGGCCGTCTTCGTCTGCCCGTCGAATGGGGTGGCCTGGGCGGATCGCTCGAAGACGTGTTCGAGGTGATCGCCACGCTCGCAGCCAAAGAGAGCAACGTCGCGCACGCTTTGCGCATCCACTTCGATCAGACGGAAGCGCTGTTGCTCTCGCCGCGCACGCCGTTCAACGAACTGCAAATCCAGCGTGCCGCCGATGGCGCGATTTTCGGCGGTGCATCGACGGAACGCGGCACGTCGCGTCCCGGCGAAATCACGACCCAGTTGCGTCGCGACGGCGAGCACTACCGCTTGAGCGGCCGCAAATACTACGCAACCGGCACGGCCTTCTCCGACTACGCACGCCTCAATGTGCACGATGAATACGGCAATCCCGTCGTGGCCATCGTGCCTGTCGACCGCGAGGGTTTTCGTGTGCTCGACGACTGGGACGGCATGGGGCAACGGATGACGGCGAGCGGCAGCCTCGAATTCGATAACCTGCTGGTGCGCGCCGACGAAGTGACGCCGCGCGTGTTGTCGACGCTGGCCGGTCGTCACGGCGGCGCGCTGCGTCAGCTGCATCTCGTCGCGGTGGGCGCGGGCATCGTGCGCAACGTCGTCGCCGATGCGAAAAACTATGTGCTGCATCACGGGCGCCCCGTCTTGCACAGCCCCGCGCCGACGGCGCGCGAAGACGCGTTCATCCAGCAGGTGATCGGCGATCTGACGGCGCACAGCCATACCATCGACGCGCTCGTGCGCGACAACGCGCGCGTACTCGAACGCTCGTCGCAGGCGATCCGCAAGGGCGAATCCGATGCGGAAGCACTCGTGCTCGAAGGCGCGCTCGCGACGGCGCGCACGCAGCTCGTCGTGAGCAAGCTCGCGCTGTATGCGGCCGAGCGCATGTTCGAAGCGGGCGGCGCGTCGGCGACTTCGCGGGCGCACAACTTCGACCGCCACTGGCGCAACCTGCGCACCATCTTCAGTCACAACCCGCTGCTGCACAAAGCCCGCGTGATCGGCGATTACGCGTTGAACGGCGTGACCACGCATCTGACGGAAGGGCGGGTTTTCTAAGCCCACGCTTACCTGAAATCGTGCGCACGCCCGCGCGCACGCGACATCACGGAGAAACACAAATGAGCCGTATCACGGCGCCTGCGCTTGCGCGTCGCCTGCATCTGAACGTCAACATCCTGCACTCCGGCTTCGTGCCCTCCGCGTGGCGGCTTGCCGACGCGGACCCGCGCGCGTTCGTCGATGTGCAGCACTATGTGCGCGTCGCGCAGATCGCGGAAGCGGCGAAACTGGACGCCGTGTTTCTCGCGGATAACGCGGCCATCGTCGATCAGATCGACTTTCGCCCGATCACGGCGCTGGAACCGACCGTGCTGCTCGCGAGCATCGCGGCGGCGACCTCGCGCATCGGCGTAATCGGCACGGCGTCCACGAGCTATAACGAGCCGTACAACATCGCGCGCCGTTTCTCGACGCTCGATCACGTCAGCAACGGACGGGCGGGCTGGAACGTCGTGACGACCGCCGATCTGCCTTCTGCGCGCAACTTCGGCCGCGATGCCGTGCCGGATCACGCGCAGCGTTACGAGCGCGCGGCCGAATTCACCGAACTCGTGAAGGCGCTGTGGAGTAGCTGGGAAGACGACGCATTTGTCGGCGACAAGGCGGACGGACGTTTCGTCGATGTGTCGAAAGTGCATCCCGTCGCGCATCGCGGCCGACACTTCGACGTGCAAGGTCCGCTGAATCTGCCGCGCTCGCGGCAAGGCCATCCCGTCGTGGTGCAGGCGGGCGGCTCGCCGGATGGCCGCGATCTGGCCGCGCGTCATGCGGAGGCGGTGTTTTCGGCGTCGCAATCGTTCGAGGAATCGGCGGAATATCGGCGCGATCTCAACACGCGGGCGGCGGCATATGGACGCCCCGGCGTGAAAGTGCTCGCGGGTCTGACGACGATCATCGGCGCGACCGAGGCACAAGCACTGCGCCGCCGCGACGAACTGAT
This genomic interval from Paraburkholderia sabiae contains the following:
- a CDS encoding LysR family transcriptional regulator, which codes for MTRLPDFEGLAMFAKVAEEGSFAAAARAMGVSVATVSRGVARLEERLGARLFNRTSRQLALTEFGHSIAEKAADIYRQAEEAESAAREMSVQPRGLVRLAVPMSFGLRWVAPLLPGFFRAYPDVSIDLHLSDATVDIVAQGFDAALRIAALPDSSLIARRLCPVSQLVVASPGYLKQHGRPEHPRELVGRPCLSYAYRARSDVWRFVNDAGDEEPVTPVGPLRVTNSDALLPALLDGLAIAELPEFIAGEYLADGRLEAILTDWHLTRGGLYFVTPSARARPAKVTALADYFAEHLSEPVWLQPR
- a CDS encoding DUF488 domain-containing protein; protein product: MSNAFYTIGHSTHPLEEFIGMLTGAAIETVVDVRSIPRSRTNPQFNRDTLPDALSHERMGYVHLAGLGGRRSKSKDGAPSPNGYWTHPAFRNYADYALSAAFQDALTQLLDLGHKQTCVTMCSEAVWWRCHRRIIADYLLARGETVLHVMNAGRIEPATMTPGAQPQSDGTLLYPPG
- a CDS encoding Zn-dependent hydrolase; this translates as MHEDFPRINPARLLDDLKTLRSFGATGPGVVRLSLSPVDIEARRWLAGRMTDAGLDAVIDGVGTVFGRSRKRGPALVIGSHTDTQPTGGWLDGALGVIYGLEIARALGECEATREYAVDVASWIDEEGTFSSFLGSRSFVGEAVDASLQSARNHEGLLLGDALAQAALANAPRVTLDRTRQRAYLEPHIEQGGRLEASAKSIGVVTTIVGIREFQVRFTGQRNHAGTTPMAIRRDAGAALVAFIARIDDAFGRLADADTVWTVGRIDLDPGSFSVVPGKAVLHLQFRDGNRERLHAMDEALAELVDEWNAQNAVKAELIACEGAEEPVTMDTDLQQHLAQAAEALAPGKWTRMPSGASHDAQVIGHHIPACMLFVPSIGGVSHDFIEDTAEQHIVLGCEVAAQAAARILKALTHQA
- a CDS encoding low affinity iron permease family protein translates to MRSTHSNDRHGVDRLQSVPDTSSPAYAARHPVTRAFDRFAAAVTRWAGSPVAFGVAVISIAVWLISGPLFHYSDGWQLVINTGTTIVTFLMVFLIQQSQNKDSVAVHLKLNELLASHHAASNKLIGIEDASEEDLRRIADAYLKLAENAGRRQRDMGTVDESIARAKTGIGGCHMDGERPRG
- a CDS encoding sensor histidine kinase, with protein sequence MSLSDFIEANLRGLIDDWVEYALQIGPRDTQLTEAQLRDKAHDLLLQIAADMRESQTAVEQIAKSHGDLRDSESGFMRVAQLHADDRVSHGFDINDVVAEFRALRASVLRRWQQMSPNGASALEDMTRFNEAVDQALAESVRQHALRIERIRDLFAGMLAHDLRSPLGAIVNSATVLLHDEGLSAAGLRAAGNVQRGAARMKRMLDDLSIFTRTRLGDSLPVDFSDQDFAQICSDSVAEVRAAYPEAQIDMPLIAALTGHWDGARVRQLLVNLLVNAVQHGSGGVTLEVSSRDADVTVVVSNSGSKIPADALPTLFDPLTRARPLQTQHDGSMGLGLYICRCIAQAHGGGITVESTDHKTIFTVHMPRG
- a CDS encoding DUF2795 domain-containing protein; translated protein: MASSNANNPQIRKFIDVQKALKGASYPAGKQTLLKTAKDNDADEETMEALAALPDNEFDGPAAVSKAVGNDEQ
- a CDS encoding CsbD family protein, whose protein sequence is METTKTDGVVREAAGNVKEAVGSIAGDVGLQMEGKVDELRGRAQQLCADASDIARDAMSSSPLAVLAGAVAAGFVLGALWSANRRDDV
- a CDS encoding phage holin family protein, which codes for MSIHQRATSWRNVGRFYASRVAEYGELFSIELEQARTRLVREVIALIVLAVAALFSLSFLSVAVIATALGTRYFVDVAWGVAGLWLVLCIGSYLVVRAQRPARSFDGLREEIRQDLETAREALR
- a CDS encoding hemerythrin domain-containing protein, which translates into the protein MSEHSPSAETSAHADAIALLKADHRTVEKLFDAFEKAGYDDLEAKGTLARRACEELTVHAIIEEELLYPVAHKQLDKQDEIDVDEAYVEHFLVKTLIEKFDTLKPGDHGFDATFKVMSELVKHHVEEEESALFPELRDSGVDLVALGEKLRARKAELMNKLDQAGSKLVGDRTLAFTRMT
- a CDS encoding acyl-CoA dehydrogenase family protein; protein product: MPAQASTDHTAYQKLQTALAGLPALANAIGEGAASRETKRELPFDGFALFRESRLGRLRLPVEWGGLGGSLEDVFEVIATLAAKESNVAHALRIHFDQTEALLLSPRTPFNELQIQRAADGAIFGGASTERGTSRPGEITTQLRRDGEHYRLSGRKYYATGTAFSDYARLNVHDEYGNPVVAIVPVDREGFRVLDDWDGMGQRMTASGSLEFDNLLVRADEVTPRVLSTLAGRHGGALRQLHLVAVGAGIVRNVVADAKNYVLHHGRPVLHSPAPTAREDAFIQQVIGDLTAHSHTIDALVRDNARVLERSSQAIRKGESDAEALVLEGALATARTQLVVSKLALYAAERMFEAGGASATSRAHNFDRHWRNLRTIFSHNPLLHKARVIGDYALNGVTTHLTEGRVF
- a CDS encoding LLM class flavin-dependent oxidoreductase; translated protein: MSRITAPALARRLHLNVNILHSGFVPSAWRLADADPRAFVDVQHYVRVAQIAEAAKLDAVFLADNAAIVDQIDFRPITALEPTVLLASIAAATSRIGVIGTASTSYNEPYNIARRFSTLDHVSNGRAGWNVVTTADLPSARNFGRDAVPDHAQRYERAAEFTELVKALWSSWEDDAFVGDKADGRFVDVSKVHPVAHRGRHFDVQGPLNLPRSRQGHPVVVQAGGSPDGRDLAARHAEAVFSASQSFEESAEYRRDLNTRAAAYGRPGVKVLAGLTTIIGATEAQALRRRDELIDQIPWRYSLNRLAGTLGIDVERLKLDQPLPEDLALPGGGNGNHTFFHATIAQGRRHGYTVRELIRSLAGGTGHRVIVGTPEQIADDIEHWFNGGAADGFNLMPDALPGGLSDFVDGVVPILQKRGIFRSEYEGTTLREHLGLARPGDV